The genomic DNA CACTGCAGTCAAACAGAGCCTGGAATGGAGCTTGCAGTCTCTCCTTTCCACTGAACCATTTTCCctaccccctcctcctcctccaaaccTTTCTTCTAAGCACTTTTCCTCATCTCCTTTCCCCCTTTGATGGTACCTGGTAGGAGGTTGGCTGTGATGGAGCCAAGGCCAGTTTCACTCCCTGGACCACCACCACAACGAGTCCCAGGATTATCCCAGATAAATTGAGGATCATCATGGCTCTCACCTGTCAGAGAGTGATCTTGATCCCATCCTGCCCAAGACAAAGGGCAGACCGCCCAGTCCAGACTGTCTGCCCCATCTTTCACCTTTAGCCTTCACCCCAGCAGCAATCTGTCCCATTCTTCCCTCTTAGTCATCTCTACCAAGAACTGGAAACATTGATTCTGTGGTTCTCCTCAGCTTAGTCATTAGCCCAGTGGTATCTGAGGAATTCTGAATTCAGGACCCCTAGTCACCTTCCAGAGGCGGGGAGTTCTTCGAAGTTCTAGTGTTAGGATTCCAGTGAGCAGACCCTGAAGGTTAAAAGGGGTTATTGTTGGGTTGAATTGTTGCCTGGGTGTGTGGGAGGGATGACTCCCTGAACTCTCCCCTCACACTCACCAAAGCTCCTGGCCAGAGGGGTAGAGCTACATTCATGTAGCAGTTTGACTCCAGGCAAGAAATGGCAACAGGAAAGGGTACAGAAGCCACTGCCATCCAGAGCTGGCTCACCTGATTTGGGAGGGTGAAAAGAGATACAATAGAATGGTAACAGGGTATCATTAACAATTTTGTCTTCCTTCATACTCTTCATTATAATAGCTCGCATTTCTATTGTTGTTAAGGTTTGCCAAGCACTTTACTTGCAATATTCCTTTGAAATTGGCATTTCAAATATTCTTAATCTCCATTTCATAAATGAAGGAGCTGAAGCTCTtggaggggaagtgacttgctcaatgtcacatgGTTGGAGCCGGGCTTTGAACCCACATCTCTTAACCACTGATCTAGGGCTCTCTTTCACTGTATCAAGCCCAATCTCTCCTCTCATTCCTGAGGTGCaagtggaaaggggggaagggtgCTATGGGGAAGGTAACacggagaaaagggaaagatgggGTGGAGTGATGGGGGGTGGGGTCACTATGAAAAGTATAATGGAGGGGATCCAGAGTTGGGGACATTCAGTCTCACCGCTAACACGAGGAGACGCCCACTCTCTCTATGTTGAGCCCAATGCCTCAGCTTTTCTTCCCGGGTggactttctcttttcttctggcTGGATATCTTTCTCCTCCATGACTTTACTGGAACCTAGAAGGACTTCATAGCTTCAGTCCTGGGGACATGATGCTCTCCCACTCCCACAGGGTTACCTAGATCAGAGAAGTTACCCTTTTCTCTAGGCTCAGATTTTGGGAGATATATGCTCTCCTGTCCCCACCCTTAGACTACTGCCTCAGCCACACACCTCCTTACTCCCAACTTATACTCTTTCCTgggaatttaatttttctgattcaAACATACCAAATCTCTGTCGACTTCTTCTGATAGGCAGGAACGAGTTGACTGCCCTGGTATTGTGGACCCTGGGAATGAAAAACTTAAAGGACACTCTTGTCCCTTCAAGAGAGGGTTGTCAGGGGTAGGGTGGGGCCAGGGCAAAAGTCCTTGTGACTTGCTGGagagaaggaagataacatgggATCGGAAGTCACCAGTATTCCAACAGACTTCCCTGGCACTGGATGTTCCATAAACctcccaattttattttctatatacttaATTTACTAATGGCATTCCCTCTTCATTTCCAATCCCTCACTTCAGATCTCTAAATCTATCACCACCTACCTCCGCCCAATCCCCTCTCCTTGAAACCAGACTAGCATAGATCTCAGAAATAATGTACTGTTATTTCCCTCTTCATTATTTCCTGGTCTTCTATCTACCTCATTGAAATAGGTGAGGAAGTAGTTTTCTCCCCACTCCAGATTCTTTCAGGGATGTGACTTTAGTAGGTGCCCCATATTTGTGCCAGAATAGTCTGTTAAAACCCAGATTTTGTGTTTGTGTACGCACTGTTCTTGCCTTTTCTAGTACTTAATAGTCTGAGCTGAAATGAGTAGAAATGATTCTTCAGTTGGTAACCTCATTTCTCTGCATAATGAGTGGAATGAGCAATGCATTTGGAGTCCAAAACATCTTGGTTCAGATTATCCCTCGACCACTTGtgacctgtgtgaccctgagtaaaatTACTTGACCTCTCAAGGCCCCAGtttgctcatctgcaaaatgagggggctTGGCTAAAAAGTATCCATAACTCCTCCCAGCTCCAAAATTCTATCacaataaaatatcagagttAGAATAGACTTTAAGGATTGTCTAATTCAACTGCTTCTCTACCTTCTCTAATTTTGCAGATTAAAAATCTGAGGGTCAGAAAGGTTGATTTACTTTCCTAAGACCACATAGAAAGGAAgtagcaaagtaaaaaaaaaaaccaaacaaaccaaaaacaagaaCCCAGAACTCCTGGTTCCCAGTCCCATGCTGTTTATTTCTACTACAACCTTCtgccttttattgtttttttcctctccattgcTATCTCTGGACAATCTACCCTTTCTTTGTTTATCTCCAGTGCTTTACTTCTAGACACTCGCCACTTCCAGGCTGTCAAAACAGAAGCAGAAGGCAGTATTCA from Macrotis lagotis isolate mMagLag1 chromosome 4, bilby.v1.9.chrom.fasta, whole genome shotgun sequence includes the following:
- the TMEM253 gene encoding transmembrane protein 253, with product MRVHNTRAVNSFLPIRRSRQRFGSSKVMEEKDIQPEEKRKSTREEKLRHWAQHRESGRLLVLAVSQLWMAVASVPFPVAISCLESNCYMNVALPLWPGALGLLTGILTLELRRTPRLWKVRAMMILNLSGIILGLVVVVVQGVKLALAPSQPTSYQWVGLLILELSAEAFTLGGALASAFSLLLLSQRKPGCCGARRLRYQELQEGLSEMEEVKRTENISSATSAANE